The genomic region CGCACTTCCGGTTGTTCATCTCCATGGCTCTTTGCATGCTGCTGCACCACCAAGGGGCGTGTCCTCACTTTTACGCTGCAAACAGGAACAGCAGAGATGTGGTCATATGGGTCGCTGATGAATTTGACATCAAATCACATctgactgtttgttttttttcactcttgTGTCACTAATTCATGCTGCTCTCATTAAAGCACACAGCATCCAGCTCAGGCTGATTTAATCACTGTAGTGCTGTAGGTATTTTCCCCAAAAACCTCATTCATAATCATTATTAGGAACCACAGCGCAACTGTTAAGCCAGTACATTcttaatgcaatatttatttaatcgTCTTGTTCACACATGTTACTAAGATAAGGACATGACTTAATTATTTCACTACCATATATTACTACGTTACAGCCATGAATTAGTGATCTTGTTCTAGCGTGTTACTATGTCGTGGGCATGACTTATTTACCTCATGTACTCATGTTATTAACTTTTGGTCATAACTTGCCCATTAATATTTTGTGGCCACGACTTACTTATCTCATCCCGcctattattaaataaattccatgACTTAATTATCTCATTTCCTTGCATTTCTATGCCGTGGCCATGACTTGATTATCTCGTTTTCTTGTGTTATTAAGTTGTGCCCATGACTTAATTATCTCGACCCTCATGTTACGAAGTCACCATGACTTTATCTCATTCTCTTGCGTTACTAAGTCGTCGTCATGACTCAGTTATCTGGTTCTTGTGCATTAATATGCTATGGTCATGACTTATCTTTTTCCCACACATTATTACAGTAAACCAATGCCACGACTTAATTATCTCAATTCCTTGCATTACTATGTCATGACCATGACTTAATTATTTCGTTCCAGCGCATTACTATGTCATGATCATGACTTAATTATCTCGTTCCCTTTCATTACAATGTGATGATCATGACTTAATTGTCTCGTTCCAGCGCATTACTATGTCGTAATCATGACTtaacataatcataatcatgacAGGGGTGTACCTGCGGCAGGTAAACTGGACCTCGCGCTCGCAGGGCAGTactggggagggggaggggtgagggggaggaggaagagggaggggCTTTAACAGGGAgtcatattttgagtgaaaggaATGTATTAATGTTCTATCgaaaataaacaggtttttagCGATTacgtatttattgactttttattattcaaGCACTTTATAAGCACcactagatttttaaaaatgtcatattttcaaggttttccagcactaaaatttcaaaaagccaagTTCAAGCACCTTGAACGACCCtaactaataaataatatactataatatactatactatactataatataatataatataataacaaccCTTATTATATTACACTCTATTCAGGACACCAAATGTCAATAACAAACAGAGGACATTTATATTCCGCAGGTTGCCTCCATTTGTAACGGCTGGGACATACGCTTACATTAAAAATACTGACTTACCCTGCTTGCAGGAAAGAATTAAACTCAACTGTTATCTCTATAACCTCATTccgaataaaacacacacactcacacacacacagtcgggTCAGTGTGTTCTCACTTTCTTAGCTTCACTATAAACAAAACTAAAGCTTAATAAGACGCGCGCGCAGCTTCTCGTTTTACTTTCAGGAAGTACCGCAGCGGGATGATGGGTGCCTCTGACAAGTCCCACCCCCTGCGCTATGATTGGCTGGACAGTTGAGAAGGCGCTCACATCTCCATAGCAACCGTAGTAACATTCCAGCTCGTGCACTATGACTGGATATTTTTCGAGCGTGCTTAAGCGAGCTCTGATGATTGGCTGTCAAGCACGTCAATCAACCCttagcatttttgttttggtgtggaTTTCTTAGAACAGCTTGCACTGCTTCCTGCTGATTTGTGTTACTTATTTaatgctttcatttaaaaaaattacatgtaatttttaaaaaaatcataatatcaatattgaatttataataatatttataatattgtttatttatacttttatttatatttattcttcataaatattacatatatatatatatatatatatatatatatatatatatatatatatatatatatatataaataatattttaatttaattgcgATGCGGCCTTGGCTGTTTAATGTTATAAGTAAACCAAAaccaatgaataataatgaaccaaTTAACACTCGTTTTACTTTTAGATGAAAATGAAATCGATTGAACAGATTTTAACTAATCTATTTTGAAGAatatttaaatctatttatAATTTGACTGAAGTTTGATTCTGTGCACATCTCTACAGATCGACGATAATTTTGTCTgtattattctttaaaataacattCTAGGTAATGTTATCTGAATTAGCATCAAACTATTCTTTTAATGTTTACACAGTTGTAATACCGGGTTTGTGTAACTTTGTTCTTTATATTAGTTTACACTTGTCTAATGAACTTGAACAGCTCGTTATCAGGACCCTCCTGATTTTAATCATCGTAAAGTTGTGTGGCTCATCCATTAATATACCATAGCTCCTTGATAAACAGCATACatgttgttaatttttttttttttaattcccccAATTTGGTCATCTGCCAATTGCTCAGagactgctgctcatgctgcatcacagggcagcgtaacacactcggaggaaagcgctgtctaccctcttccacatacttgagctcacagatgcccacgattggctagtttcattgtgattgacagggagggagagtatgcccctcccactcaGTTTTGCTCTCATGGACTCCTAGCCTCTGGACTATAGGCCACTTGGGAGCCACGGGATGcattatatacagtgccttgcataacttttccacattttgtagtgttataaCCTGGAACTCAAATGGACTGATGTTTACTACAGAGTATGCTTATTATTTGAAGgtgcaaaatattttcagttgtGTCACAAAGtttcattaaacaaacaaaaaacaaacacaacagagTCAATACTTTGTACAACCACCTTTGGTTGCAATTACAGCTTCAGATCTTCAAATCTGGGATAAGTCTCTATCATGAGttatgcaatcacaactttttttaaatgtaaaaatgctaattttgCCAGGTATGTAGATTTTcacttattattaaatattgtgtgtatattcaTGAAATAGAAGTCTAATGAATCCCAACAATTGTAGTGCTACATAATGTGGGAAAGTTCAAGGCAGTGAATACTTGTGCACAGCACTATACATTGcacatacattacattatgtaAACTTCCCTATTATTTATGCAGCCATTATATTCAGGTTCTGGAGAGAAATGAGGAACAAACCCTGATGCTGCGCTCCACTCCTCTATACTCTCTATAAGGAATTGTAATCCgagtcacacaaacacaaccagACTTCTGTTCTTTGTTTTCCATTACACTTTTGTAAAGGAAACATCGCCCTGCTGTGGCATAAGTGTTCATTTGCTTGCTAAATAAGGCCTCAGCCTTGCGACTCTTCCAGGCATCGGAGTGTGTTTGTTCTGCGAAAAAACCTCTCAGGATGTAGGACGGCAGGAGCTTCCAGATTCCTTTGCCTTGTAAGGCTAAAGGCCTGCGTGGCTGCCTGAGGCACGATGTTGACCTTATTGGCTGAGTCACGAACTGGGAGGTGTGGTGAAGACGCTGAAACGTTAAACAAACGTCCCGTGCTGTGGGAGAAGCAGGAGCAAGACCGAGGCTCACGCCGAACCTGCTGCCACTCAACACCGAGGTGAGCTTAACACATCACGCTTAGTGTTCATAGCAATGCTGTTTATGCTGCTGTCAATCTCtgaaagtgttttgtttgtgtcattttCATAGTAGTAGTGCGTAATGATTAAGGAAAGCGTCTCAATTGTGCGTTTGGATGTGTTAATGAGCCGAAGACCGTTATTAAAACGTGAGCACTTGCCAGGTGTTTAATCCTCCTGCACTGGAAAAATAACCCCAAGTATAATacgtttcctgaagaaaattatatttacactgaAAGCGTCTGTtacagtttttttcttcttcactgcTTTACATTAATTTCTCTGATCTTTAAAGTGTTGTTGCACTGCAACTTTGTACGTACCTTtctattttctgtacagctaatttaatattgtttaaaaatatataatttctaCACTAAAACCTTTTCAATAAACAAGAAACATTgcccagaagaaaaaaaagagcacaagaGCTCACTGAATCCGATTTACTTCTCCAAGACCTCACTTATCAGGAATTTGGCTAGACACgagaccctttttttttttgcaagaagCACAAACGCTAAACAAATGAACAGTGCAAATAATACAGACTACGATATCGACtagtataataatgtatttcatATCACTGTTAAATAGTATAACGTCCTATAACTAGTGTGGCattcaaatacacacaaaaaaagaatgtctatttaaaaaaaaaaaaattcctgaacTGCACAGAACTGCACGAGTTGTAACTCTGAAGAATTTTGGCTATGAAGTAATTGACGCAGAAATAAACATCTGATAACATTCTTCTACTTTCCTCTGGGGTTAAGTGAGGTGAAGTGGAACAAGGGGTGGACTTCAGCttacagtgaaataaacatgGCCACAAATGACATTCAGTGGTGATACTAGGACATAGCAGCAATGCAGTTTCGGGACAAATATGGTTAAGGTTTGGCAAATAAGAGGCAGTTATGACGGACGTTTTGCAGCCAGGGAGCTTTAACTGTAAATAATGTCATGGACACCCTCAGTACAGGCTGAACTTCTGAACACAATGCAACCATTCACATATTAATCCTATTATTTAAATGTCACAATGgtgttttgaatatttattgCAGTTATAGGAATACAATTTAGATCTTGTTAGAGTGCATACATTCAAGTTTCTCCACAGAATTTGGACCTGATCTGGACCCAGATcaaccccaaaacatttaataacttaaactctatttatttctgttttatttcctgtcCATATCGTATCCAAGATAGTGTATTTTCGCTTAGTGGTTGAGTTGGTGCTGCAGTCCTGCAGTCAGACACGGACGAGTTCATTGCTGTCATTCCACAGAGGGATGTGGGAGATGAAAGTGGTTAGTATAGGCCATCACTAATTTGCAATCGGGGTGTGCCGTGGATGGCTGAATGCTCTGAATGCACTGTATGAATGCTGTAAATTGTTTGACGTTTGGCAATTCAGTGATTCCCTCACTGAGGTTTTTCAGAACGTTATCGATTTCTTGGTATAAGAGTCTCAGTCAGGGCTGTTTTGTGGTGAGTTAGTTGATTTGTCCAAATATTAGTATCCTGGCAACCCCATCGATTGTTCACAAGGACTCCTTTTGCTATGATTTAGATCGAGAAGTCAGTTTATGGTGCCCTGGTATTAATTCGGTAGTCAAGAACGTCAAAGACTGTCAAAAATCAAGGCCTTTCAAGATGGAGTCCAAATGAAAATAAGACCAAGTCAAgatcaaaaccaaaaaaacatcaaatcgTCAGCTAGTTGGCTTTTATGTGAATCGCATAATGATTATGATGCTGTACAGAATAAGGAATTACTTCCTGTCCAACTTTGTGCATgaggaaagaaaagacaaagagaattaatgtttttttaatattattattataaactctAGGCCAAGACCATATTTAGCAAGACCAATGCTAAAGACAAGTCCAAGCAAAAATGTCAATAATTCCAAGACAATCCAAGTACAAATGGCAGTAATTCTGAGATAAGTCCAAGTCAGTATAGAAAATGTCTCGAGCCTGGACTCAAGTCCTACAGTGCTTGTCTAAAGTCCAGTCCCAAGTGGCTTCCTGTTATAGTACATTATGTAGGATGTAGAAGCCCATCTTTCAGACAGAGCCATTTGGAATTCTGCCAAACCCAACAATGCAATATTCTTATTTAATCTTTCCACTTGCCAAGGTTTTGAGGTTTGGCGCTGTTCGATACtggataaataattaacaagCAAGAAATTTTAAGCCACTCGACTCAATTATCAGCTGACAAAAATGTTGCAAATGTTCCAGTAACTGGAGGCTGCATTAGCATACATGCTTCCCTCCTTTAAGTCAGTTTTAGACTGTACAATTACAGCTGTCTTTTAAGACTATTACTTTTCCCACTGTACTAAATAAAATCTTGGCTGAAATTCGATAACAGACTATGCGATAACATTCTCCCTTGCAGAAGCATATCAGTGAAAATCCCTATGATTATCTCTTCTTACATAATCACTCGCCATGATCCAGAATTCAGCTCGAAAAACAGGCTtgcataaacagtaaaattCTTCAAAGTGAACTTGGTGTAATaagaatttttttctctctgttcattAGCATGTTTCACTTAAGTCCTGCCATTGCCACGACCATATTTGTTGCCGTCATAGCAGTGCTCGAGACCGCTAAGATCAACTCATGATCAAAGAATTCTTTAGTCTGCAGCAGCAAAGTTTGAcccaaaaacatacaaaccaAGCGAGACGGTAAATCAGCACCAATCATCAACACCAATAGACCCGATTGTGTGCAAATTCAAGATCCACATGAATCCAGCTCCATTGACTTATTCCTGCACTCTTAGAATAAAACACCCAAAGGGATCTTCAAAGGGTTTGTCTGTAGCTCTTCGGTTCTGTGTAGAATAGTACACTGGGTACTGGAGGGCATTCTTTCAGTTAAGGTTGCATGTAGAATCATCAATTTTAACCATCCAAAAACCCTTGAGGAACATCTTTTAGAGTGTACTAGATACTCATCAACCTTTCCTTTAAAGGTCAAAACTCCTCAGCCAAAATGTCTGCTGCCAAGCGTGCCAAGGGGAAGACAACGAAGAAGCGCCCCCAGAGGGCGACTTCCAACGTCTTCGCCATGTTCGACCAGTCCCAGATCCAAGAATTCAAAGAGGCTTTCAACATGATTGACCAGAACCGTGATGGCTTCATTGATAAGGAGGATCTTCATGACATGCTCGCGTCTCTTGGTAATTGTTCAGAAAAGCAGTATACGCAGCATGTGCGATAATATCTTTATCTGATGTGCCACACTGAATCCTGTCTTTCAGGAAAGAACCCCTCAGACGAGTACCTGGAGGGCATGATGAGTGAGGCTCCAGGTCCGATCAACTTCACCATGTTCCTCACCATGTTTGGAGAGCGACTCAACGGCACCGATCCCGAGGATGTCATACGGAACGCCTTCACCTGCTTCGACGAGGATGGTTCAGGTAGCTTTCAGTTTTTATGACATACACTCATACAGCCATGGTGTAACCAACCTTTCATGGCATCATCCACCATGACGTACACTAGGTTTATTTCCAAACAGAATGTTAGTGAATGTGAATGGTTACATTTCCATCAAGGTGTCCTCCCATCATTCTTTACCACATACATCCACTAGTTTAAAGCTTTATTTAGATAATATCTCATTGAAAATGGGACAAACAATAGTCCAATCCCTAATGCCTTCCTACAGAACATAGAGTGCATTATGTAGACTGTAGAAACCCATTAAATAGGAGTGATGTTCTGTCTAAAACTGTCGTTTCTTCAAAAATGGGTTATCTCTGGTTCAATCCCAAATCCTCACCCGAGTACTCAGTATAAACACCAATCACTCAAATCGCTGTGTTCGAATTCTCTATTATAGTCCCCTGATTTTACATGTCTCATCCTGAAGGCTTTATCCATGAGGACCAACTTCGCGAGCTCCTGACCACCATGGGCGACCGTTTCACAGACGAGGAGGTCGACGAGCTTTTCCGCGAGGCACCGATTGACAAGAAAGGAAACTTCAATTACACAGAGTTCACACGCATCCTCAAACATGGTGCCAAAGAGAAGGAtgacatataaataaataaaaaaaaaacaaagaaacaaaaaaacaggataCAAGATTTATTGAGCGTTCATCTGAAATCAGGACTGTTCTCAAAATGCTGATTATACGTTGATGATCTTACTGTGTCTGCATAAGTACTCTGGGGGTTGTTTTGCACACTGATTAAGCCTAATTTAGCCAGGTTTAATGTCTGTCTGCAAAACAATCCCAACCAGCTTCAGGAGGGCTTTATTCTGTCATGTTTACTGCATACCGATATCATTATTTGTCTAAAGGCAACAATTTACCCACCTACAGCTGTGGAATCAGCATTGTTTTAAATTTGGCCATGAAcccaatctctttctctctctctctctctctctctctctctctctttgttgaACAGAATAAGAAAAGAttataactgaataaaataatactgTTTTGCTTTCCACAAATCTCCCATTGTTGCTGAGAATAAGATCAACGTCTTGTGATTGAAGTGGCCGGTATGGTGGAGATCAGGTCTCTGGTTAACCTAGTGCTTTACAAGGAATGTTGGTTACCAATGGTGATGTTCTATCTAGGATAATAGTAGAGAAATTCATAATCTAATCCAGGAATAGAGCAGAAAAGTCgaagggccttgctcgagggtCCGACAGTGACTCTCTGGAAATCCAAGGATCCAACGTCATGTCAATTGAACGTcaaggaaaatgaaaacaactaCACTACACTCCTTTCTGAAAGGTTAGACATTTGTTATAGTTCTTCCACAGAGTCAAAACAAATTGTAAGGAGTACTAGCTAATACCAGCTAACATCGTATGAAGGATACCATTTGTTTCCAAAATCGTTTCACAATAAAAAGTCACTGCAACATTTTGAATTGTAGGAACATTATCACACAGAGTTCCTTATTGCTGGGGAACTATGTGTGAGCCATGCTCAAATAACCTTTTGTAGCAAACCATTATTACAGCAGTTGTTTAAGGAACATTGTTATTTTCGGAACGTCATGCCCTAGCCTTCTTAGAGCCTGGCAAAAACTCAACGTTCTAATAATGTTCTCTGGTAGATAGGTGGAACCTTTTTGAACCTTTCTGAGAGTGTACCACTGCTCTTTATGCTATGTGAGTGCAATATCCTACATGCTATTGCTATTTGAAGATGTTGCTTGGTATAATTTGAGGTCATTTTTCTGTGAAGCCCAAAATTCacaatgaaaaatgaaacaggTTCAACTGTAAACCAAGAAATCAATCAGACTATATCTCTTTCGAAGCCACAGGTTACGTTACCGAGTATGCCAAGTATGTAAACCAAGCCTTGAAAATGTTATTGCTTTTCATGAGAAGGATTCTCAGTGCTAGCTGTGGTTTGTACGTTTCATAAATTCTTCCGGCATAACTCCCTGTTCAGGACAATCCGTTCTCGCATTAAGTCTGTGTATATGACCCTACTTTAATTACCATTTCTTAGCCCTCTGGCCCTCCTCTGCTGCCTTCCGATACCGAGCTAGGActcttaaaacaaacaaatccatgATGTCGGCCAAGATAAGCAGCACATGCCTTCCTGTACCACCCTGTTTGGGAAAGAATGAGACCGACTCAATATGCCAGCAGCGTCCCAGCCACTCTTCTGATAAGGAATAAACacttctatttttatatatatatatttatatcccattacatcttaaataaaactttatttttttgctgttgtaaaATATTCCCACAACACCCCTATAGTCTACACAGTATAACATTTCATCACCTAATCCTCATTTGCTttatgtgtaaaataaacatttaaaataacaatgaTGCCCTTTCTTGATGGGAAACGTGACCATGAGAGCAGCATGGGTTCTGAATCGGGGGTAATAAAGCTCTGATCTCGGACCAGACACCTCTGAGGATGCACATTTTGTATAACAAATGCTGCATTCAGGCGCTCATCAGAAAGTCAAACATACTAGAGATCCAACGCTCCATTCAGATACGTGCTGGAAGATACATCgacgattttaaaaaaatagaaaaaaaaaagtgaaaaggaaggaagaggaaagTGTTGGCATTACATAGGAGTAAGGACTGAGATGCATAaggtatatatatttttcatgttgAGACTTTATCGTCATATCCACATACCTGCAAATTCGCCAGTGTTCTCTGTCAGAGCATACAAAAGGTTTCTCGTAAACTTGTGTTTATCCCCAAATTTCCCCACTTGTAAATACAACGTCATCAGTTGTTTGAGTGAAATTTGGTAATTCCCATCATCTGACTTGAATGCAACTGTGATTAGAAACTTTTGCAGTTTCCACTTCAGGAGGAATTTGTAGAAACATCGCAAATGCTAGAACgcatagattttttaaaaaatagaattgTTATTCTCAAGGGGTCATATGGCGTATTGTATTCTCAGTGGCCCGAGGAGCCC from Ictalurus furcatus strain D&B chromosome 15, Billie_1.0, whole genome shotgun sequence harbors:
- the myl9a gene encoding myosin regulatory light polypeptide 9; this encodes MSAAKRAKGKTTKKRPQRATSNVFAMFDQSQIQEFKEAFNMIDQNRDGFIDKEDLHDMLASLGKNPSDEYLEGMMSEAPGPINFTMFLTMFGERLNGTDPEDVIRNAFTCFDEDGSGFIHEDQLRELLTTMGDRFTDEEVDELFREAPIDKKGNFNYTEFTRILKHGAKEKDDI